One Cellulomonas sp. NS3 genomic region harbors:
- a CDS encoding SDR family oxidoreductase, whose product MDITGNTVFIPGATSGIGLALALALHARGNEVIIGGRRTELLAEITAEHPGLHAYAIDTTDPVSIATVARQVVAAHPDLNVLIPMAGVMRVEDWTHPAGFLASAEQTVTTNLLGPVRLIAAFVEHLLTRPAATIMTVSSGLAFTPLRATPSYNASKAAIHMLSESLRLQLAGTSVQVLELEPPSVATDLMPGQRDSAIAMPLDDFVAEVLQLVETQPDATEIQVENVKFLRYGEARGDYDQVVATINAHDPHGTADAGAA is encoded by the coding sequence ATGGACATCACCGGAAACACCGTCTTCATCCCCGGCGCCACCAGCGGGATCGGCCTCGCCCTCGCGCTCGCCCTGCACGCCCGGGGCAACGAGGTGATCATCGGGGGCCGCCGCACCGAGCTGCTCGCCGAGATCACGGCCGAGCACCCCGGCCTGCACGCCTACGCGATCGACACCACGGACCCGGTGAGCATCGCGACCGTCGCCCGGCAGGTCGTCGCCGCGCACCCCGACCTCAACGTGCTGATCCCGATGGCGGGGGTCATGCGCGTGGAGGACTGGACGCACCCGGCGGGCTTCCTCGCCTCGGCGGAGCAGACCGTCACCACCAACCTGCTCGGCCCGGTCCGGTTGATCGCCGCGTTCGTCGAGCACCTGCTCACGCGCCCCGCCGCGACGATCATGACCGTCTCCTCGGGCCTCGCGTTCACCCCGCTGCGGGCGACCCCGAGCTACAACGCCAGCAAGGCCGCGATCCACATGCTCAGCGAGTCGCTGCGGCTCCAGCTCGCCGGCACGAGCGTCCAGGTGCTCGAGCTCGAGCCGCCGTCGGTCGCGACCGACCTGATGCCCGGCCAGCGGGACAGCGCGATCGCGATGCCGCTCGACGACTTCGTCGCGGAGGTGCTCCAGCTCGTCGAGACGCAGCCCGACGCGACCGAGATCCAGGTCGAGAACGTCAAGTTCCTCCGCTACGGGGAGGCCCGCGGCGACTACGACCAGGTCGTCGCGACGATCAACGCCCACGACCCGCACGGCACGGCGGACGCCGGGGCGGCGTGA
- a CDS encoding dihydrofolate reductase family protein, with the protein MATIVSTLFSSLDGVVEIDPAWHFPYFDERMGAAVGEDYEGADVLLLGRVTYDSFAGAWPDREAAGGEDAEFAKTLGDTRKVVATRGSHDLGWRNVEKAQGDLVEAVTALKAEPGLGKIVVPGSVSVVRQLLAANLVDELRLLVHPVAARKGERLFDEGDAIYPLRLVSSDVYPTGVVRLVYAPAELPAAPDETADSGGAEG; encoded by the coding sequence ATGGCAACCATCGTCTCGACCCTGTTCAGCTCGCTCGACGGCGTCGTCGAGATCGACCCGGCGTGGCACTTCCCGTACTTCGACGAGCGCATGGGCGCCGCCGTGGGGGAGGACTACGAGGGTGCCGACGTGCTGCTGCTCGGCCGGGTCACGTACGACAGCTTCGCGGGCGCGTGGCCCGACCGGGAGGCCGCCGGCGGGGAGGATGCCGAGTTTGCCAAGACGCTCGGCGACACCCGCAAGGTCGTCGCCACGCGCGGGAGCCACGACCTCGGGTGGCGCAACGTCGAGAAGGCCCAGGGCGACCTGGTCGAGGCGGTGACGGCGCTCAAGGCCGAGCCGGGCCTCGGCAAGATCGTGGTCCCGGGGTCGGTCTCGGTCGTGCGGCAGCTCCTCGCGGCGAATCTGGTCGACGAGCTCCGCCTGCTCGTGCACCCGGTCGCGGCCCGCAAGGGCGAGCGGCTGTTCGACGAGGGCGACGCGATCTACCCGCTGCGCCTGGTGAGCTCGGACGTCTACCCGACGGGCGTCGTGCGGCTGGTCTACGCGCCCGCCGAGCTGCCCGCCGCGCCGGACGAGACGGCGGACTCGGGCGGCGCGGAGGGCTGA
- a CDS encoding sigma-70 family RNA polymerase sigma factor, with the protein MQPTPDTGTVVAARAGDPEAVDRLVAGYLPLVYSVVGRALRGHADVDDVVQETMLRALRGLGDLRDPEAFRSWLVAIAVRQVRDRHRARGAAPDALPDDGVDGDPGADFTDLAIVRLELSGQRRETAEATRWLDQDDRELLALWWLEASGELTRDEIVDALDVTRAHAAVRVQRMKGQLETARVVVRALAATPPCAELLAVTAGWDGRPAPLWRKRVARHTRECLQCAPAWHGLVAADRLLVGLGLVPVPLTLAVLRDGLVPGLPAVAPGGSPAPTVDASVVPPGSTPLDASVVPPGSTPVDAAALAQAPGQSVGGALGHAGTHAAPGHGLAAKLAVAAGTRVGRGVLVAALTTSAVAGVGTAVAVGEREPAPETVVAATSSPAPSEPAPTPTAPAPDPALVPPAVLEPPVETPAPPVEQPAPPAPEPAPVAAASAKKGVATWQFDGISGALGDVGAGWYYNWSDSNASMPGPDGVEFVPMIWGRDSVTDATLARAAAEGTTLLGFNEPDLAEQSGMSVEEALAAWPRLEATGMRLGSPAVAWGGDTPGGWLDRFMTGARAEGRRVDFITLHWYGSDFSDAAVGHFLGYVDAVHERYGLPVWVTEYGLMNFGGSPRYPTGPQLAAFIEGSTAGMEARPYVERYAWFGLPAVGDSAAFGLYTDAATPTEAGRAYRAAG; encoded by the coding sequence ATGCAGCCCACCCCGGACACCGGGACGGTCGTCGCCGCGCGCGCCGGCGACCCGGAGGCGGTCGACCGGCTCGTCGCCGGGTACCTGCCGCTCGTGTACTCGGTCGTCGGTCGGGCGCTGCGCGGGCACGCCGACGTCGACGACGTGGTGCAGGAGACGATGCTGCGCGCGCTGCGGGGTCTCGGCGACCTGCGCGACCCCGAGGCGTTCCGGTCCTGGCTCGTCGCGATCGCCGTCCGGCAGGTGCGCGACCGGCACCGCGCGCGGGGGGCGGCCCCGGACGCGCTGCCCGACGACGGGGTCGACGGCGACCCCGGTGCGGACTTCACCGACCTCGCGATCGTCCGCCTCGAGCTCTCCGGCCAGCGGCGCGAGACCGCGGAGGCGACGCGCTGGCTCGACCAGGACGACCGCGAGCTGCTCGCGCTGTGGTGGCTCGAGGCGTCGGGCGAGCTCACCCGCGACGAGATCGTCGACGCGCTCGACGTCACGCGCGCGCACGCGGCGGTCCGGGTGCAGCGCATGAAGGGCCAGCTCGAGACCGCGCGCGTCGTGGTCCGGGCCCTCGCCGCGACCCCGCCGTGCGCCGAGCTGCTCGCGGTCACCGCCGGGTGGGACGGGCGCCCGGCGCCGCTGTGGCGCAAGCGCGTCGCGCGGCACACCCGCGAGTGCCTGCAGTGCGCGCCCGCGTGGCACGGGCTCGTCGCGGCCGACCGGCTGCTCGTCGGCCTCGGGCTCGTGCCGGTGCCGCTCACGCTGGCGGTGCTGCGGGACGGGCTGGTCCCGGGCCTGCCCGCCGTCGCGCCGGGTGGATCGCCCGCGCCGACGGTCGACGCGTCGGTGGTCCCGCCGGGCTCGACGCCGCTCGACGCGTCGGTCGTCCCGCCGGGCTCGACGCCGGTCGACGCCGCGGCGCTCGCGCAGGCGCCCGGGCAGTCCGTGGGAGGCGCGCTCGGGCACGCGGGGACGCACGCGGCGCCGGGGCACGGGCTCGCGGCCAAGCTCGCGGTCGCCGCGGGCACGCGGGTCGGGCGCGGCGTGCTCGTCGCGGCGCTGACCACGTCCGCGGTCGCCGGGGTCGGGACCGCGGTGGCCGTCGGCGAGCGAGAGCCGGCACCCGAGACCGTGGTCGCGGCGACGTCGTCCCCGGCCCCGAGCGAGCCGGCGCCGACGCCGACAGCACCCGCGCCCGACCCCGCGCTCGTCCCGCCCGCGGTCCTCGAGCCGCCCGTCGAGACCCCGGCGCCGCCCGTCGAGCAGCCCGCGCCGCCCGCCCCGGAACCGGCGCCCGTCGCCGCGGCGTCGGCCAAGAAGGGCGTCGCGACCTGGCAGTTCGACGGCATCAGCGGGGCGCTCGGCGACGTCGGCGCGGGCTGGTACTACAACTGGTCGGACTCGAACGCGAGCATGCCCGGGCCGGACGGCGTCGAGTTCGTGCCGATGATCTGGGGGCGCGACTCCGTGACCGACGCGACGCTCGCGCGGGCCGCCGCCGAGGGCACGACGCTGCTGGGCTTCAACGAGCCCGACCTCGCCGAGCAGTCCGGCATGAGCGTCGAGGAGGCGCTCGCGGCCTGGCCCCGGCTCGAGGCCACCGGGATGCGGCTCGGCAGCCCCGCGGTCGCGTGGGGCGGCGACACCCCGGGCGGCTGGCTCGACCGGTTCATGACCGGCGCGCGGGCGGAGGGCCGGCGCGTCGACTTCATCACGCTGCACTGGTACGGCTCCGACTTCAGCGACGCCGCCGTCGGGCACTTCCTCGGGTACGTCGACGCGGTGCACGAGCGCTACGGGCTGCCGGTCTGGGTCACCGAGTACGGGCTGATGAACTTCGGCGGGAGCCCGCGGTACCCGACCGGGCCGCAGCTCGCCGCGTTCATCGAGGGCTCGACGGCCGGCATGGAGGCGCGGCCCTACGTCGAGCGGTACGCGTGGTTCGGGTTGCCGGCGGTCGGGGACAGCGCCGCGTTCGGGCTGTACACCGACGCCGCGACGCCGACCGAGGCCGGGCGGGCGTACCGCGCGGCGGGGTGA
- a CDS encoding putative bifunctional diguanylate cyclase/phosphodiesterase, with the protein MSGAAADEGDERAGSPPAWHVHAEAYAALFERSTDGLVLTSPRGDILAANPAACRMLGRSEPELRGLGRVGVIDPADERWERAVAVRNAEGWFQGELRARRADGSTFPVDLSSAVVTADTAIVLFRDLTHVAEAVERAEDARRAAATVIDLLETISEGYFALDDDWRFSYVNRQGERIMGVERGDVLGRVFWEVFPQLLGSRLEVSYRHVLATGEPVEFEGSYGPERIRCEVRAHRLPSGGMCVYFRDIVERHAAQREREELLARQQAARAAAEEARAAAEEAQRVLTEHATHDTVTGLLNRWGLLREVRRLGDGEASAPGLVLLFIDLDRFKLVNDTLGHVAGDQVLSAVAERLRELIGPRDLLARFGGDEFVVVLPGASATAAEALARRIVDSGDEPVVIGSTLLPVTASIGLAHAHGADEIDTLLREADAALHRVKAGGRDGFTWFDEVLHQQTVQRVATELELRRGLTAGDGLVLHYQPAFGLGRRPGVAHVEALARWSGRGPGLVPPAEFIPVAEESGLIVALGAQVVARAVEQIARWSDRPGVRVWVNVSPRQLALPGLADLLARRLDEAGVAADRLGIEVTEQAMDDGRLVAHLEAVRRLGVAVAIDDFGTGYSSLSRLAQAPVDVIKVDRSFVLATGTPKGRAVVDGIVRLAHSIGAHVIAEGIETPEQLDAISAVGADAATGFLLARPEPAEAVAWESRFALKGPW; encoded by the coding sequence ATGTCCGGCGCTGCCGCGGACGAGGGCGACGAGCGAGCGGGCTCGCCACCCGCGTGGCACGTGCACGCGGAGGCGTACGCCGCGCTGTTCGAGCGCAGCACCGACGGGCTCGTCCTCACGAGCCCGAGGGGCGACATCCTCGCCGCCAACCCCGCCGCCTGCCGGATGCTCGGGCGCTCGGAGCCCGAGCTCCGCGGGCTCGGCCGGGTCGGGGTGATCGACCCAGCCGACGAGCGCTGGGAGCGCGCCGTGGCGGTCCGCAACGCCGAGGGCTGGTTCCAGGGCGAGCTGCGGGCCCGCCGGGCCGACGGGTCGACGTTCCCGGTCGACCTGTCCTCCGCCGTGGTCACCGCGGACACCGCGATCGTGCTGTTCCGGGACCTGACCCACGTCGCCGAGGCCGTCGAGCGCGCGGAGGACGCGCGGCGTGCTGCGGCCACCGTCATCGACCTGCTCGAGACCATCAGCGAGGGCTACTTCGCGCTCGACGACGACTGGCGGTTCTCGTACGTCAACCGGCAGGGCGAGCGGATCATGGGCGTCGAGCGCGGCGACGTGCTCGGCCGCGTCTTCTGGGAGGTCTTCCCGCAGCTCCTCGGCTCCCGGCTCGAGGTGTCGTACCGGCACGTCCTGGCGACCGGCGAGCCCGTCGAGTTCGAGGGCTCCTACGGGCCGGAGCGGATCCGCTGCGAGGTTCGCGCCCACCGGCTCCCGAGCGGCGGCATGTGCGTGTACTTCCGGGACATCGTCGAGCGGCACGCCGCGCAGCGGGAGCGCGAGGAACTGCTCGCCCGGCAGCAGGCGGCCCGCGCCGCCGCGGAGGAGGCCCGCGCGGCGGCCGAGGAGGCGCAGCGCGTGCTCACCGAGCACGCCACGCACGACACCGTGACCGGGCTCCTCAACCGCTGGGGTCTGCTGCGCGAGGTCCGCCGGCTCGGCGACGGCGAGGCGTCCGCCCCCGGCCTGGTCCTGCTGTTCATCGACCTGGACCGGTTCAAGCTCGTCAACGACACCCTGGGCCACGTCGCCGGGGACCAGGTGCTCAGCGCCGTCGCGGAGCGGCTGCGCGAGCTCATCGGGCCGCGGGACCTGCTCGCGCGGTTCGGCGGCGACGAGTTCGTCGTCGTCCTGCCGGGGGCGTCCGCCACCGCGGCCGAGGCGCTCGCGCGGCGCATCGTCGACTCCGGCGACGAGCCCGTGGTCATCGGCAGCACGCTGCTCCCCGTCACGGCGAGCATCGGCCTCGCGCACGCGCACGGGGCCGACGAGATCGACACGCTGCTGCGCGAGGCCGACGCGGCCCTGCACCGGGTCAAGGCCGGCGGGCGCGACGGGTTCACGTGGTTCGACGAGGTCCTCCACCAGCAGACCGTCCAGCGCGTCGCGACCGAGCTCGAGCTGCGGCGAGGGCTCACCGCCGGCGACGGCCTCGTGCTGCACTACCAGCCGGCGTTCGGCCTCGGGCGCCGCCCCGGCGTCGCGCACGTCGAGGCGCTCGCCCGGTGGAGCGGCCGCGGTCCCGGGCTCGTGCCGCCGGCGGAGTTCATCCCGGTCGCCGAGGAGTCCGGGCTCATCGTGGCGCTCGGGGCGCAGGTCGTGGCTCGTGCGGTCGAGCAGATCGCGCGGTGGTCCGACCGGCCCGGTGTGCGCGTGTGGGTCAACGTCTCGCCGCGCCAGCTCGCGCTGCCCGGCCTGGCGGACCTCCTCGCGCGCCGGCTCGACGAGGCGGGCGTCGCCGCCGACCGGCTCGGCATCGAGGTCACCGAGCAGGCGATGGACGACGGCCGGCTGGTCGCGCACCTCGAGGCCGTGCGGCGCCTCGGGGTCGCCGTCGCGATCGACGACTTCGGGACGGGCTACAGCTCGCTCTCGCGCCTCGCGCAGGCCCCCGTCGACGTCATCAAGGTCGACCGCTCGTTCGTGCTCGCGACCGGGACGCCCAAGGGCCGGGCCGTCGTCGACGGCATCGTCCGCCTCGCGCACTCGATCGGCGCGCACGTCATCGCGGAGGGCATCGAGACGCCCGAGCAGCTCGACGCGATCTCCGCCGTCGGGGCCGACGCGGCGACGGGGTTCCTGCTCGCCCGGCCTGAGCCCGCCGAGGCGGTCGCGTGGGAGAGCCGGTTCGCGCTCAAGGGGCCGTGGTGA
- a CDS encoding ABC transporter substrate-binding protein: MTTMSQLRTRTRPTRTHLARTAGTLALVAVVPLTACSTPAASPGVAEETVTIGTHAPLTGPAAAGYASISAAASAYFDYLNDQGGIHGRTIEYVVKDDAYNPATTQTVVRELVQEDQVLAVVNGLGTPTHGSVVDYLNENGVPDLFVASGSPAWDDPEAHPWTFAFNADYVTEGKVLAHHAQETYDDAVFCVLGQDDDFGTDFTAGLTTVLGELASTQTYSVSNQDVTAQVGAMQAAGCTVNFLATVNGFTALALGTAAKMGYRAQWVSSSSGGDYPTLVGYLGEEVGPALLQGFVSTNYLPFSPDDPWVELFRRVNDEYNDGAPFTGNTVYGMSVAYTFAEALARAGEDPTRESLVEALESGDVVGNGIVPLQFSADSHAAFGGVGITVVDDGVQDYVGSTWTTDRGDGPVTPFDGEPVPLEDEGVPQP; encoded by the coding sequence ATGACGACGATGTCGCAGCTCCGCACCCGCACGCGCCCCACGCGCACGCACCTGGCCCGCACCGCCGGCACCCTCGCGCTCGTCGCGGTCGTGCCGCTCACCGCCTGCAGCACGCCCGCGGCCTCCCCGGGCGTCGCGGAGGAGACCGTGACGATCGGCACGCACGCACCGCTGACCGGGCCCGCCGCCGCCGGGTACGCGTCGATCTCCGCGGCCGCCTCCGCGTACTTCGACTACCTCAACGACCAGGGCGGCATCCACGGCCGCACCATCGAGTACGTCGTCAAGGACGACGCCTACAACCCGGCGACGACCCAGACCGTCGTCCGCGAGCTCGTGCAGGAGGACCAGGTGCTCGCGGTCGTCAACGGCCTCGGCACGCCCACGCACGGCTCGGTCGTCGACTACCTCAACGAGAACGGCGTGCCCGACCTGTTCGTCGCGTCGGGCAGCCCCGCGTGGGACGACCCCGAGGCGCACCCGTGGACGTTCGCGTTCAACGCCGACTACGTGACGGAGGGCAAGGTCCTCGCGCACCACGCGCAGGAGACGTACGACGATGCGGTGTTCTGCGTCCTCGGGCAGGACGACGACTTCGGCACGGACTTCACGGCGGGCCTGACCACCGTGCTCGGCGAGCTCGCGAGCACGCAGACGTACTCGGTCTCGAACCAGGACGTCACGGCGCAGGTCGGCGCGATGCAGGCCGCCGGCTGCACCGTGAACTTCCTCGCGACCGTCAACGGCTTCACGGCGCTCGCTCTCGGCACCGCCGCGAAGATGGGCTACCGCGCGCAGTGGGTCTCGTCGTCGTCGGGCGGCGACTACCCGACGCTCGTCGGCTACCTCGGCGAGGAGGTCGGCCCGGCCCTGCTGCAGGGCTTCGTGAGCACCAACTACCTGCCGTTCAGCCCCGACGACCCCTGGGTCGAGCTGTTCCGCCGCGTCAACGACGAGTACAACGACGGCGCCCCCTTCACGGGCAACACGGTCTACGGGATGTCCGTGGCGTACACGTTCGCGGAGGCGCTCGCCCGGGCCGGGGAGGACCCGACGCGCGAGAGCCTCGTCGAGGCGCTCGAGTCCGGCGACGTCGTGGGGAACGGGATCGTGCCGCTGCAGTTCTCGGCGGACAGCCACGCGGCGTTCGGCGGCGTGGGCATCACCGTGGTCGACGACGGCGTGCAGGACTACGTCGGCAGCACGTGGACGACCGACCGGGGCGACGGGCCGGTCACCCCGTTCGACGGCGAGCCGGTGCCGCTCGAGGACGAGGGCGTGCCCCAGCCGTGA
- a CDS encoding ABC transporter permease subunit: protein MSARRTLLLAAGGLVLAIGATFLLDPFRNYQLALVAAYLCATAGLTVLVGLSGQLSLGHAALMAAGGYGYALTVNALTGAGVDGVARFLGGVAGAVVVSGVVGLLLGLAGARLHGPYLAGLTLTLVVAVPAVAASVPALQGDRGVRTAFDGVPGPLRSLIALEQWQAWVALAVAAVAVTGLVLLRDGRAGLRMRAVRDDEVAAALAGIVPARVKVLAFAASAVTAGLGGAVLVFVTQSVSPGAFPLALSLLLLVAVVVGGLGSLLGAALGAVLVVLLPWLVGAATDALPLPAAVVQRLDGTLASLVFGLLLIVLVAGAPGGLAGALTAARARRRTRRSLRGAAAPRPTDDPPAALPTTPSTPREPVRTPTEG from the coding sequence ATGAGCGCGCGCCGGACGCTCCTGCTCGCCGCGGGCGGGCTCGTGCTGGCGATCGGGGCGACGTTCCTGCTCGACCCGTTCCGCAACTACCAGCTCGCCCTCGTCGCCGCGTACCTGTGCGCGACGGCGGGGCTGACGGTGCTCGTCGGGCTCAGCGGGCAGCTCTCGCTCGGGCACGCCGCGCTGATGGCCGCGGGCGGCTACGGGTACGCGCTCACGGTGAACGCGCTGACCGGGGCCGGCGTCGACGGCGTCGCGCGGTTCCTCGGGGGTGTCGCGGGGGCCGTCGTGGTGTCCGGCGTCGTCGGGCTCCTGCTCGGGCTCGCGGGGGCGCGGCTGCACGGGCCGTACCTCGCCGGGCTCACGCTCACTCTCGTCGTCGCCGTGCCGGCGGTCGCCGCGAGCGTGCCCGCGCTGCAGGGCGACCGCGGCGTGCGCACGGCGTTCGACGGCGTGCCCGGTCCGCTCCGGAGCCTGATCGCGCTCGAGCAGTGGCAGGCGTGGGTCGCGCTCGCCGTCGCGGCGGTCGCCGTCACCGGGCTCGTGCTGCTGCGCGACGGGCGCGCCGGGCTGCGGATGCGCGCGGTGCGGGACGACGAGGTCGCGGCGGCGCTCGCCGGGATCGTGCCGGCGCGGGTCAAGGTCCTCGCGTTCGCGGCCAGCGCGGTGACCGCCGGCCTCGGCGGCGCGGTGCTCGTGTTCGTCACGCAGTCCGTCTCGCCCGGGGCGTTCCCGCTCGCGCTGTCGCTGCTGCTGCTCGTCGCGGTCGTCGTGGGCGGGCTCGGGAGCCTGCTCGGTGCCGCGCTCGGCGCGGTGCTCGTCGTGCTGCTGCCCTGGCTCGTGGGCGCCGCGACCGACGCCCTGCCGCTGCCCGCCGCCGTCGTGCAGCGCCTCGACGGGACGCTCGCGTCGCTCGTCTTCGGGCTGCTGCTCATCGTGCTCGTCGCGGGCGCACCGGGCGGTCTCGCCGGCGCGCTGACAGCGGCCCGTGCCCGGCGTCGCACCCGTCGTTCCCTCCGGGGAGCAGCCGCGCCCCGGCCCACGGACGACCCGCCCGCCGCCCTCCCGACCACCCCCAGCACCCCCAGAGAACCCGTCCGCACACCGACCGAGGGATGA
- a CDS encoding branched-chain amino acid ABC transporter permease: MDRLVFLLGTGVARGTVLALFALSLVLIWRATRIVNFAAGAMAVVGVYVGVAVIGVTGSWWWGLVATVVAGGLLGLVVERGVLRFASPRSPLSGVILAIGLVVVLQSLLGIVFGQEHEPVPPPFSDRPVQVGGVPLLSPYDLFVVVVALGLLGALRLLFVRTSLGLQLRAAAFEPEVSRLLGVRVARMRTLGWVLAAAAASLAALLAVPNELGLNPHAADMLFVSAFTVAVVGGLDSPGGALLGGLTVGVVTSVVTGYLGSTLAPVAVLALLVVVLLVRPSGLFAQAEARLA, translated from the coding sequence ATGGACCGGCTCGTGTTCCTGCTCGGCACCGGGGTCGCCCGCGGCACGGTGCTCGCGCTGTTCGCCCTCTCGCTCGTGCTGATCTGGCGGGCGACGCGCATCGTCAACTTCGCGGCGGGCGCGATGGCCGTCGTCGGCGTCTACGTCGGGGTCGCCGTGATCGGGGTGACCGGGAGCTGGTGGTGGGGGCTCGTCGCCACCGTCGTCGCGGGCGGCCTGCTCGGCCTCGTCGTCGAGCGCGGGGTGCTGCGGTTCGCGTCGCCGCGCTCGCCGCTCTCGGGCGTGATCCTCGCGATCGGGCTCGTCGTCGTGCTGCAGTCGCTGCTCGGCATCGTGTTCGGGCAGGAGCACGAGCCCGTGCCGCCGCCGTTCAGCGACCGGCCCGTGCAGGTCGGCGGGGTGCCGCTGCTCTCGCCCTACGACCTGTTCGTCGTCGTGGTCGCGCTCGGGCTGCTCGGCGCGCTGCGGCTGCTGTTCGTGCGGACGTCGCTCGGGCTGCAGCTGCGCGCGGCGGCGTTCGAGCCCGAGGTGTCCCGGCTGCTCGGGGTGCGGGTCGCGCGGATGCGGACGCTCGGGTGGGTGCTCGCTGCGGCCGCCGCGTCGCTCGCCGCGCTGCTCGCGGTGCCGAACGAGCTCGGGCTCAACCCGCACGCGGCGGACATGCTGTTCGTCTCGGCGTTCACCGTCGCGGTGGTCGGCGGGCTCGACTCGCCGGGCGGCGCCCTGCTCGGCGGGCTCACGGTCGGGGTCGTGACGAGCGTCGTGACCGGGTACCTCGGCTCGACGCTCGCGCCCGTCGCGGTGCTCGCGCTGCTCGTGGTGGTCCTGCTGGTGCGACCGTCGGGGCTGTTCGCCCAGGCCGAGGCGAGGCTCGCATGA
- a CDS encoding ABC transporter ATP-binding protein translates to MTAALALRGVVVGHGGAPVLHGVSFEVDEGAVVALVGGNGAGKTTLLRTVSGLLTPTAGTVHLHGRDLAGVGVEDRVRAGLAQVPEGRGVITELTVEENLRLGGLWRRDPADLRAALAEMEELFEPLARRRTSLGHQLSGGERQMLAIARALVARPRVLLLDEPSLGLAPLVVAQIMRVLRELCDRTGLTVLLAEQNVAGALSVADRGVVLGLGEVVADRPAVELAGDETLRHAYLGF, encoded by the coding sequence GTGACCGCGGCGCTGGCCCTGCGGGGGGTCGTCGTCGGGCACGGCGGGGCGCCCGTGCTGCACGGGGTCTCGTTCGAGGTCGACGAGGGCGCCGTGGTCGCGCTCGTCGGCGGCAACGGCGCCGGCAAGACGACGCTCCTGCGGACCGTGTCCGGGCTGCTCACCCCGACCGCGGGCACGGTGCACCTGCACGGGCGCGACCTCGCCGGCGTCGGCGTCGAGGACCGCGTGCGCGCCGGGCTCGCGCAGGTGCCCGAGGGGCGCGGCGTCATCACCGAGCTCACCGTCGAGGAGAACCTGCGCCTCGGCGGGCTGTGGCGGCGTGACCCCGCGGACCTGCGCGCCGCGCTCGCCGAGATGGAGGAGCTGTTCGAGCCGCTCGCGCGGCGCCGCACGAGCCTCGGCCACCAGCTCTCGGGCGGCGAGCGCCAGATGCTCGCGATCGCCCGCGCGCTCGTCGCCCGCCCCCGCGTGCTGCTGCTCGACGAGCCGTCGCTCGGCCTGGCGCCGCTCGTCGTCGCGCAGATCATGCGCGTGCTGCGCGAGCTGTGCGACCGCACCGGCCTCACCGTCCTGCTCGCCGAGCAGAACGTCGCGGGCGCGCTGTCCGTGGCCGACCGCGGCGTCGTCCTCGGGCTCGGCGAGGTCGTCGCCGACCGCCCCGCGGTCGAGCTCGCGGGCGACGAGACCCTCCGACACGCCTACCTGGGGTTCTGA
- a CDS encoding ABC transporter ATP-binding protein, with the protein MPGLETPAHAGAMRLQVRGLTVRFGGLAALTDVDLDVADGQVVGLIGPNGAGKTTVFNAVCGLVRPAAGTITVAGRPAARSASGLAPAGVARTLQGLGLFPGLSVLENVEVGALATPGGAPGSSTADRARRALADLDLADRAALPVGALPYPEQKRVALARALVAEPRLLLLDEPAGGLGAADIAELDATVRRVASRGCAVLLVEHHVDFVMGVCDRVVVLDFGRVIADGLPDAVRRDPAVTAAYLGIEVTR; encoded by the coding sequence ATGCCCGGACTGGAGACGCCCGCCCACGCGGGTGCGATGCGACTGCAGGTGCGCGGCCTCACCGTGCGCTTCGGCGGGCTCGCCGCCCTCACCGACGTCGACCTCGACGTCGCGGACGGCCAGGTCGTCGGGCTCATCGGACCCAACGGCGCCGGCAAGACGACCGTGTTCAACGCGGTGTGCGGGCTCGTGCGGCCCGCCGCGGGGACGATCACGGTCGCCGGGCGCCCGGCCGCGCGCAGCGCGTCGGGCCTCGCGCCCGCCGGCGTGGCCCGGACGCTCCAGGGGCTCGGGCTGTTCCCGGGGCTGAGCGTGCTCGAGAACGTCGAGGTCGGGGCGCTCGCCACCCCCGGCGGCGCACCCGGCAGCAGCACCGCCGACCGCGCCCGGCGCGCGCTCGCCGACCTCGACCTCGCCGACCGCGCCGCGCTCCCCGTCGGCGCGCTGCCCTACCCCGAGCAGAAGCGGGTCGCGCTCGCCCGCGCCCTCGTCGCCGAACCCCGGCTGCTGCTGCTCGACGAGCCCGCGGGCGGGCTCGGTGCCGCCGACATCGCCGAGCTCGACGCGACCGTCCGCCGGGTCGCCTCGCGCGGCTGCGCGGTGCTGCTCGTCGAGCACCACGTCGACTTCGTCATGGGGGTGTGCGACCGGGTCGTGGTGCTCGACTTCGGCCGGGTCATCGCCGACGGGCTCCCCGACGCCGTGCGCCGCGACCCGGCAGTGACGGCGGCGTACCTCGGGATCGAGGTGACCCGGTGA